The following proteins come from a genomic window of Amphiura filiformis chromosome 16, Afil_fr2py, whole genome shotgun sequence:
- the LOC140172536 gene encoding uncharacterized protein yields MSSEDTLQRVYIWSLPRTMGTALVKCLSYIDGIQIVYESATSAYHYGPDAGIAQKATIAKFMEKSMATRVMDLDINAVSLVDMLKALHQPDQFEMQYNLLKYVKENLDPNVVVIDADDLQSNPSSILRQFCQGVGIPYNDSLLKWAGDRDIIRTWIISRISLQGNYLENEGGFYEVALKSTQFLPSKPLPKRSELPKDIQEVADQSMQSYAKMKEMCLKP; encoded by the exons ATGTCAAGCGAAGATACCCTGCAAAGAGTATATATTTGGTCCCTACCACGCACAATGGGAACAGCTCTTGTGAAATGCTTGAGTTACATCGATGGTATCCAAATCGTCTATGAGTCTGCTACGAGCGCGTATCATTATGGTCCTGATGCCGGCATAGCGCAAAAAGCTACGATCGCCAAGTTCATGGAAAAAT CTATGGCTACAAGAGTTATGGACCTTGATATCAATGCCGTATCTTTAGTAGACATGCTGAAAGCCTTGCACCAGCCCGATCaatttgaaatgcaatacaatctCCTCAAATATGTCAAAGAAAACCTGGATCCGAACGTCGTTGTGATAGACGCTGACGACCTTCAAAGCAACCCTTCGTCGATCTTGCGTCAGTTCTGCCAAGGAGTTGGAATACCGTACAATGACAGTTTACTGAAATGGGCGGGTGATCGCGACATCATTAGAACATGGATAATTTCTCGTATAAGTCTGCAAGGTAATTACCTTGAAAACGAAGGTGGTTTCTACGAAGTCGCATTGAAGAGCACACAGTTTTTGCCGTCGAAACCTCTACCCAAGCGCAGTGAATTGCCGAAAGACATTCAAGAAGTTGCGGATCAATCTATGCAGTCATatgcaaaaatgaaagaaatgtgTCTCAAGCCATAA
- the LOC140136540 gene encoding uncharacterized protein, which translates to MSNRPKSQENLQRVYIWSLPRTLGTALMKCLSYIDDIQIVYEPCVSAYHYGPEADTKRKSLVANYMENAIANEMELDNAFDDEKCTYDWIKQELEADYPGKKSLLVKDIVYCLDEKYDVLPVGFRYAFLIRHPYRVLPSWKSIVGRLLPEDIDINYISMKDFHKFNNQPEAYEMQYNLFKYVKENLDPNVVVIDADDLQSNPSSILRQFCQGVGIPYNDSLLKWPGDQDIVKTWKASRINLQGNFLQHEGGFYDAALKSTQFLPIRPLPDRNELPKDIQEAADYSMQFYDKMREMCLKP; encoded by the coding sequence ATGTCGAATAGACCGAAAAGTCAAGAAAACCTGCAACGAGTATATATTTGGTCTCTACCGCGTACTTTGGGAACAGCTCTTATGAAATGCTTGAGTTACATCGATGACATCCAAATCGTCTACGAGCCCTGTGTTAGCGCGTATCATTATGGTCCCGAAGCCGACACAAAACGAAAATCGTTGGTGGCCAACTACATGGAAAATGCTATTGCAAATGAAATGGAATTGGATAATGCTTTTGATGATGAGAAATGTACATACGACTGGATAAAGCAGGAACTAGAAGCAGATTATCCCGGAAAGAAGAGTCTTCTTGTTAAAGACATCGTATATTGTTTGGACGAAAAGTACGATGTGCTTCCAGTTGGATTTCGTTACGCTTTCCTAATCCGTCATCCATATAGGGTGTTACCATCTTGGAAATCTATTGTTGGTCGACTTCTGCCAGAGGATATTGATATCAATTACATATCTATGAAGGATTTTCACAAATTCAACAACCAACCAGAAGCATATGAAATGCAGTATAATCTTTTTAAGTATGTTAAAGAAAACCTGGATCCGAACGTCGTTGTGATAGATGCTGATGACCTTCAAAGCAACCCTTCGTCGATCTTGCGTCAGTTCTGTCAAGGAGTTGGAATACCGTACAATGACAGTTTACTGAAATGGCCGGGTGACCAGGACATAGTAAAAACATGGAAAGCATCTCGTATAAATCTGCAGGGTAATTTCCTGCAACATGAAGGTGGCTTCTACGACGCGGCTTTAAAGAGCACACAGTTTCTTCCGATAAGACCTCTACCCGATCGCAATGAATTGCCGAAAGATATTCAAGAAGCGGCTGATTATTCTATGCAGTTTTACGACAAAATGCGGGAAATGTGTCTGAAACCATGA